GCGACGGCCATGGAGATGGCCGAGAGGATTAGGCCTACCCCTATGCGTTGGAGGTGTGTGACACCTGTGGGGATGCCTGTTAGGCGACGAAGGAAGGGGACAACAAGGCGATCGTAGATGGGGATGAGGAAGATAAGGAAAATTACTGGGAGAATAGCTAGTGAGGCTGGTGGAATCTTAAAGGATGGTGATATGACACTTCTGTCCATAGTTTGAGCCTGTTGAATGGAGAATGTTTGGAGTTGAGCTAGACAAAGTGTCATGATTATTGTGCACCCGAAAATCGGGAACATACCTAGGAGGGTCTTGGCATTCTCCACTTGTGTTACCCTACTTAGTCTCCATGGAGAAGTAGTTGTTTCTTGTATTATTGCTGCCTTGTCTAAACacctatataattattaattaagcttctcattaattaatatataaaaaataatagtatctaattaatttaaatttctacTTAATAGATATAAGAACACACCTAAATGCTTGTGTATGAGGAAGGAAGTTAGCTTGGATAGCAGCTTCTTCGTCTTTGTTACTTTCATATAGGTTTGATGGATCCTCTGGAAGACTTAGATTTCTATTTCGAATCGCTGCCACGTACacctgaaatttatttttctctaaattGTATTATGGTGTTTATTGTAATTATAacacatttttttcttcaaaattttaagaaatttaaagataatttattATCCCCAAATTAAAGTGTAGACAGTCTTCTTTCACGCATAAAAAAGAAACGAAAAAATGAATGATCAAGATCTCTTATTAaaaagtggtgtcttatattGTGTTGAACCAATTAAAATTTGACAcgtcaattaatttttttatttataaaaaaattaaacttctaatAAAGTCAACAAAAGTAGttaacatatttaatataaattagattaattGATGTGTCAaattttgatagatttaacaGAGTATGAGACACCAATTTTTAATAAGATAATCTTAATTTCGAAAGAATATGCATGCATATATGCAACAAACTATTTGAATTCTAATTAagtacaataaattatttagattttttttaattattttttagaaaagaaaattgtATGCCTCAGTTAGGTCAATACTCACCATAAGCTATTTTAGCAATATTAAACATGTCTAGATTGGGACTCTATATATCTtacatgtatttatttattaaaatacaaGTAATCATAAATGACACATTTTGTTAACAAAAccctaattaaaataaaaaaaaaaaagatcaagGATTTAATTAATTGAACTAAATAacaattagttaattaattacgtACCTGTATGATTTGAAACATGGGATTATCTCCTTGAATAGTTTGAAACCGGTAAATGGGCATTCCAAATACAAAAAGAATGATAGACAAGAAAATAGCAATTGTGGAGACACCAAAACCCCAATCCCACCCTTTGTTGTCTTGAATCCAAACAAGAAGTGTCAAGCTAATAGCGCCACCTAGGCACAACGCCAACAACAACAAGTTGAAGAAACTCGACATCTGCTTCGCCTCTTTTGGGTCATTTTCCTCGAATTGATCTGCCCCGTGTGTTGGAAGACCCGCCTTTAACCCGCCACTCCCACATGCTAGCATGTAAAGGCCAACGAAAAGAAGCGCCTTATTGCCTCCCGAGATCTCCTCGCATGTTGCGGTTGGGTCTAAGAGGTTGCATGGTGGTGGCTTCAGCTTCGGCATACTGGCTTGGATTGTTAGCAGTGTGAATCCCTGCATTTATTTGTATCGTAGTCTTATTAGCTAGGTTCACTTGCGCTATATTATTCTTAATCTTATGATATCAGGTCTTacgtattttaatttataaatcaagTGAATATCAACTAGATGAAGGTCAtcactttaatttttttctattttagaagTGTTTTCTATTTTCGGTACCTAAAGAAATTGAGaatttctcaatttcttttatatGAAGTTGTATATTGTAGttataacaaatatattttacttgttttagaaaataaaattcataaaactgtgtataacaaaaaaaaatatatatataatacacataCAACTGACTATTTGAATCATATTTGTAGTAATGTAAATTAtccaaaatttctcaaaaaacaacaaaatatttattatagctATATAATATTGTACGCAGGGGCCGGCCCTAAAGTGAGACGAAGGAGGCGGCCGCCTTAGGCCCCCACCGCTTAGGCCCccatttcaaaaagaaaaattaaaatatatttagtaataaaataaataataacactTATAATACTAAATATATGTTGCAACTTATAATTTGATTAGTTTAATAATTAAGAgatttaaagttcaaattccAACAAT
This region of Cannabis sativa cultivar Pink pepper isolate KNU-18-1 chromosome 7, ASM2916894v1, whole genome shotgun sequence genomic DNA includes:
- the LOC115696804 gene encoding protein NRT1/ PTR FAMILY 4.5-like, with amino-acid sequence MKGDELVEGKLDWKGRTALKYKHGGFRASMLILGTFAFENLATLALAVNLITYFIAFLHFQVADAANHLTNFMGTSYILSILMALLADTLVGRFRITLISALLELMGFTLLTIQASMPKLKPPPCNLLDPTATCEEISGGNKALLFVGLYMLACGSGGLKAGLPTHGADQFEENDPKEAKQMSSFFNLLLLALCLGGAISLTLLVWIQDNKGWDWGFGVSTIAIFLSIILFVFGMPIYRFQTIQGDNPMFQIIQVYVAAIRNRNLSLPEDPSNLYESNKDEEAAIQANFLPHTQAFRCLDKAAIIQETTTSPWRLSRVTQVENAKTLLGMFPIFGCTIIMTLCLAQLQTFSIQQAQTMDRSVISPSFKIPPASLAILPVIFLIFLIPIYDRLVVPFLRRLTGIPTGVTHLQRIGVGLILSAISMAVAAILEVKRKGVARDHGLLEAIPQVQALPISIFWLSFQYFIFGIADMFTYVGLLEFFYSEAPKALKSFSTSFLWTSMALGYFLSTILVKIVNSATKKSTRSGGWLVGNNLNTNHLNLFYWLLSIMSLINFVVYLFVAKRYKYRVQISTSPTNVDYYHSNEIEQKSNAL